CTAACTCAAATAATGTGCCTGCTTGAGGTGTTGAAGCATTAAGTCTTGCAGTGAAAATCAACCCTGCTAATGCAGCTAGAACACCCATATTTACGAAAGCAAGAAATTTCATTTTTTTAGTCCTGACGCCTGATAGTTGCGCCGCATTCATGTTGCCTCCCACTGCATAAATGTGTCTTCCAAGTACTGTTTTAGACATAATAAAAGAATAGCCAAGCACAAGCGCAACCAGAATAAGTAAGACGATTGGCAACCCTCGATAAAGGGCAAGGAAATAGGTAAATATATTAAGAGCCACTACAAAAAAACTTACTTTAAATACAAAAAAGCCCGGAGGTGTGATTTTAAATCTATAAAACTTTGCGACTTTACGCAGTCTTATTTCATATAAAATGTAGAGAACAGAGGCCACAAACCCAATAATAAGGGTAAGTAACTTAATTTCGCCTCCTGCATTTATATCAGGTAAAAACGCGGCGCTCATCGTTCTAAACGAATCTGGAAGTGGCGCAATTGTTCGTCCATCAAGTACAATAAGTGTTAGCCCCCTGAACAAAAGCATCCCAGCTAAGGTGACTATAAAAGACGGTATGCGCATATAAGCTACCCAAAATCCTTGCCAAGCTCCAATTATCGCGCCCACTGTTAGACAAATCAAAACACTTACACTCACAGGAAGATTTAACGTAGCCATAAAAAAACCAGCTAATGCCCCTATAAAAGCCGCTACTGATCCGACAGATAAGTCTATCTCACCTGTAATAATAATGATCATCATTCCAATAGCAAGAACAATGATATAACTATTTTGCATAATAATATTTGTCACATTGAGCGGTGTTAATAAAGCTCCTCCTGTTAATACTTGAAAGAAAAGTGCGATGCCAATTAAGGCAATAATCATACCAAATTTTCTTACATTGTTAGTCACTAATGATTTTAGCTTGGTCATAGATTAAGACCTCCAACTTTCAGTCATATACGTCATCAGTTTTTCTTGATCCGCATCCTGTCTTACTAGCTCCCCTGTTATTCTGCCTTCATTCAAGGTATAAATCCGATCACACAAACCGAGGATTTCAGGCAACTCTGATGAAATAAGCAAAATGCTCTTACCTTGTTCAGTAAGCGATTGAATAATCTTATAGATTTCAAACTTTGCCCCTACGTCTATCCCCCGTGTCGGTTCGTCTAAAATCAAGACATCTGGCTCTGTATGAAGCCATTTCCCAAGCACAATTTTTTGCTGATTTCCACCACTTAAATGTTCCGTTTTTTGTGCTAGGGTTGGGGTCTTAATAGTCATTTTTTTGATTAATCTTTCTGTTACCTCGACTTCTTCATTCAAATTCAGAACTCCATAATGAGAAGTAGCTCTAAGGTTTGCAAGTGTTAGATTGTTTTTGACACTATCCATTAAAATGAGACCAAATTCCTTTCGATCTTCTGATACATAAGCCAGGCCATTCATTATTGCCTTATCTACTGTACTTACATCTATCAACTTTCCATCCTTATAGACATCTCCACGAATATTGCGCCCATATGACCTGCCGAAAATACTCATAGCTAACTCCGTACGTCCAGCACCCATAAGCCCAGCGATTCCGACTACTTCCCCTTTTCTCACATAGAGATTAACGCAATCAAGCCGTTTTTTTTCTGGGTTAACTGGATCATCTACTGACCAATTTTTAACCTCTAAAGCTGTCTCACCAATTTCCGCCTGTCTTTCAGGATACATTTGATCTAATTCCCTACCTACCATTCCCTTTATAATCATAGCTTCTGATATGTTTTCACCTTTTAAAGACAAGGATTTAACCGTTTGTCCATCACGCAAAATCGTTAAACTGTCTGAAATACTTAATAGTTCTTTTAATTTATGAGAAATCAATATGGACGTCATACCTAGTTGTTTAAATTCTTTTAAAAGACGTAAAAGATTAGCGCTATCTTCTTCATTAAGTGATGCTGTAGGCTCATCTAATATGAGAAGTTGTACATTTTTGGATAATGCTTTGGCAATTTCAACGAGTTGTTGCTGACCAATACCAATTTGCTTGATTTTCATTTGTGGATCTATCTTTAATCCTACCTTTTTTAACAGTTTAGTTGTTTTTAAGATAGTGTCACTCCAATTAATTAACCCTTTCTTTGCCCTTTCATTACCTAAGAAGATATTTTCTGCAATCGACATTTCAGGAATGAGAGCTAGTTCTTGGTGGATAATGACGATTCCTTTAGCTTCACTAGAATTAATATCTTTAAACTCACATCGCTCACCATTATAAAAAATCTCACCTTCGTACGTCCCATAAGGATGTACCCCACTTAGCACTTTCATTAATGTCGATTTCCCTGCACCATTTTCTCCAATCAGGGCATGGATTTCACCTTTTTCGACCTCAAGATCTACGCCATCCAAAGCTTTTACTCCAGGAAATATTTTAGATATGTGAGCCATCTTTAGAATTGTTCGAGACATTAGGCCACCTGCTTTCACATAATAGAAGATGATTTAGCACCTGTAAAACGAACCTTCAATCAGTGGCATTTTTGCTCTTCCCCCACTGATTGGTAGTTGAATGATAGCGTCCGTTAGCTCCGCCTAAATAAAGTTACCTCCCCTCTCTTTTTTAAGCCGTAGGGCTTTACGGACGGTTATCTGTGATAAAGCCAAATCACCTTCTCGTTATTTCGCGTTATCTAAGCTCTTCTTCCGAAAAATAGCCGCTTCCAACTAGGATGTCTTCATAATTATCCATATCAATGGAAATTGGTTCAATTAAATAGGAGGGTACAACTTTTACTCCATTATCATACGTCTCTGTGTCATTCACTTCTGGTTCTTCCCCACGCAATACCGCATCTGCCATATTAACTGCCTGTCTAGCTAATTCTCTCGTGTCTTTAAAGACTGTTTGTGTTTGTTCACCAGCCATAATAGATTTGACAGAAGATAGTTCAGCATCCTGTCCTGTTATAATAGGCAGTGGCTGGTTGTCACTGCCATACCCTACTGACGTTAAGGAGGAAATAATACCTCTGCTTATACCGTCGTATGGCGAATAAACAGCATCAAGATTCGTATCAGCGTAATGTGCACTTAAAATATTATCCATTCTCTCTTGTGCCAATGAGCCATCCCATCGTAAAGTGGCCCCTTGTTCAAAAGCGACCTGCCCACTTTTAACGTTTAGAAGACCTTCATCCATATAAGACTCAAGTACTGACATAGCCCCATCCCAGAAAAAATACGCATTGTTATCATCAGGGGATCCGGCAAATAGCTCTATTGTGAAAGGACCATCTCCATTATTTAATCCTAATTGTTCTTCGATATACTGCCCTTGCAAGACCCCAACTTGATAATTATCAAAAGTAGCATAATAACTAACGTGCTCACTATTCATGATTAACCTATCATAAGCAATAATAGGTATATCTGATGCTTCTGCCATTTCAAGGACACTCGTCAATGCCTCACCATCTATGGAAGCGATAACAATTAAGTCCGCACCTTGAGTAATCATGTTTTCGATCTGATCAATTTGATTTTCAACTACATCCTCACCATATTGAATATCCACGTCATACCCTAGCTCTTCAAATTCTTTTACCATATTCTCGCCATCTTTCACCCAACGCTCAGAAGATTGTGTGGGCAAGGCCAGTCCGATTTTACCTTCACTATCAGCATTTTCGTTAGAACTACAACTAATAAGCATGGCCGCTATAACGACAGCCATCATGACTAAGCAATATCTTCTCATTAATATCCTCCTTTTACTCGATCTCAAGATAAAACGAACCTTCAATCAGTGGAAGTTTGACAGACGCTTATCTGTGATAATAGTTAATTACCCTCCTCCCCTACTTTTCATATAGTGAGTCGTTGTGATGCTATTATATTGCTGCCTTTGAAAATTAATTAATACTTTTTTAGTTTCAATCGATTTTGTCCTTAATGTTCACAGAAAAAATGTTACTGAACAAAAAAAGAATTGCCTTGTAAGCATCAAGCTTATTTTTAAGGCAACTCTTTTACTAAAGTTTACGTTTGCGGACGATATAGAAAAAGAGCTAGGACACGTTCATCCTAACTCTTTTATCATGATTAACTATCTATCTGAGCTGATTAATACGCTGGAGAAGGCTCTTGTTTTTTAGCTAATTGCATTCTCTGATAAGCGATAATCATATCATCAAGCTCTTGACTACATTTTATAGTAGGCGTAGAGTTTAGTCCATTCTTAACAGCTAGCTCTAATAGTTCTTTACGCTTTTTAAAGATTGCATCCGACATAACTAATCCCCTCTTAATTTTGTTAGATAGATTATAACACACGAACCCCTAATTTTAGTAATAAAATAAATTTATGACATAAGATGTCATAATGCGTGGTTTTTTGATGCCTTCCTTCTCGTTTAATGGTAACCGTTTTGGACCTGCTTCAAAAAATTTTACTCTCTTCTGCCACATTTATTACTTTATTAGAAACATATATGAATGAATGTCATGCTTCAAAATAAGATGTTTAAATTCGAATAAAGAATGTGACCTTCTCTTCGGACTGTGCTTAATCCTCAGTGGTCGCTGATTGACGTTGCACTCACTTTTTTACATCTGCATATTATTCGTATTTTTTCTTTTAAAACATCATTAAGAAATTCACTCACATGAAAATCATTCTTTGTTATTTTTGTTCGAGCGTCACGTTTAAATTATGTCGTTCATCTCAAAAAACGTAGAATGTGCTCTTT
The genomic region above belongs to Bacillus sp. A301a_S52 and contains:
- a CDS encoding sugar ABC transporter permease; this encodes MTKLKSLVTNNVRKFGMIIALIGIALFFQVLTGGALLTPLNVTNIIMQNSYIIVLAIGMMIIIITGEIDLSVGSVAAFIGALAGFFMATLNLPVSVSVLICLTVGAIIGAWQGFWVAYMRIPSFIVTLAGMLLFRGLTLIVLDGRTIAPLPDSFRTMSAAFLPDINAGGEIKLLTLIIGFVASVLYILYEIRLRKVAKFYRFKITPPGFFVFKVSFFVVALNIFTYFLALYRGLPIVLLILVALVLGYSFIMSKTVLGRHIYAVGGNMNAAQLSGVRTKKMKFLAFVNMGVLAALAGLIFTARLNASTPQAGTLFELDAIAAAVIGGASFSGGVGSIFGAVIGALVMGVLNNGMSLMGIGTDWQQAIKGLVLLSAVAFDVLNKNKGKM
- a CDS encoding sugar-binding protein translates to MRRYCLVMMAVVIAAMLISCSSNENADSEGKIGLALPTQSSERWVKDGENMVKEFEELGYDVDIQYGEDVVENQIDQIENMITQGADLIVIASIDGEALTSVLEMAEASDIPIIAYDRLIMNSEHVSYYATFDNYQVGVLQGQYIEEQLGLNNGDGPFTIELFAGSPDDNNAYFFWDGAMSVLESYMDEGLLNVKSGQVAFEQGATLRWDGSLAQERMDNILSAHYADTNLDAVYSPYDGISRGIISSLTSVGYGSDNQPLPIITGQDAELSSVKSIMAGEQTQTVFKDTRELARQAVNMADAVLRGEEPEVNDTETYDNGVKVVPSYLIEPISIDMDNYEDILVGSGYFSEEELR
- a CDS encoding aspartyl-phosphate phosphatase Spo0E family protein, with product MSDAIFKKRKELLELAVKNGLNSTPTIKCSQELDDMIIAYQRMQLAKKQEPSPAY
- a CDS encoding ATP-binding cassette domain-containing protein; the encoded protein is MSRTILKMAHISKIFPGVKALDGVDLEVEKGEIHALIGENGAGKSTLMKVLSGVHPYGTYEGEIFYNGERCEFKDINSSEAKGIVIIHQELALIPEMSIAENIFLGNERAKKGLINWSDTILKTTKLLKKVGLKIDPQMKIKQIGIGQQQLVEIAKALSKNVQLLILDEPTASLNEEDSANLLRLLKEFKQLGMTSILISHKLKELLSISDSLTILRDGQTVKSLSLKGENISEAMIIKGMVGRELDQMYPERQAEIGETALEVKNWSVDDPVNPEKKRLDCVNLYVRKGEVVGIAGLMGAGRTELAMSIFGRSYGRNIRGDVYKDGKLIDVSTVDKAIMNGLAYVSEDRKEFGLILMDSVKNNLTLANLRATSHYGVLNLNEEVEVTERLIKKMTIKTPTLAQKTEHLSGGNQQKIVLGKWLHTEPDVLILDEPTRGIDVGAKFEIYKIIQSLTEQGKSILLISSELPEILGLCDRIYTLNEGRITGELVRQDADQEKLMTYMTESWRS